A DNA window from Litorivicinus lipolyticus contains the following coding sequences:
- the rpmB gene encoding 50S ribosomal protein L28 produces MSKVCQVTGKRPATGNNVSHSKVRTRRRFLPNLQYHRFWVASENRFIRLRVTSKGMRIIDKKGIDAVLADMRADGQKV; encoded by the coding sequence ATGTCAAAGGTGTGCCAAGTGACCGGCAAGCGGCCTGCTACCGGCAACAACGTTTCGCACTCAAAAGTTAGAACGCGTCGTCGCTTTCTTCCTAACCTGCAGTACCACCGTTTTTGGGTAGCGTCTGAAAATCGCTTTATCCGTTTGCGTGTTACGAGCAAAGGAATGCGCATCATCGACAAGAAAGGCATCGACGCCGTTCTTGCTGACATGCGTGCCGACGGCCAGAAAGTTTAA
- the argB gene encoding acetylglutamate kinase, which translates to MSYTADNAQGLIEALPYFQRHAGKTIVVKYGGNAMVDPQLQRQFAEDVTLLKQVGVNPIVVHGGGPQIGSLLERLNIKSEFIDGLRVTDADTMDVVEMVLGGQVNKSIVSLINQAGGKAVGLTGKDASFIRATKLNLKREAKLDQPPEIIDLGHVGDVESIDRSVLDLLTQSSVIPVIAPIGVGRDGASYNINADTVAGKVAEVMGAERLYLLTNTPGVLDKSGELLTGLNVARVKGLIDDGTLYGGMLPKIECALSAVRNGVSSSVILDGRVPHALLLDLFTDQGIGTMIIRENDA; encoded by the coding sequence ATGTCCTACACCGCCGATAATGCGCAAGGCCTAATCGAAGCGCTGCCCTACTTTCAGCGCCACGCCGGCAAGACCATCGTGGTCAAATATGGCGGCAACGCCATGGTCGATCCACAGTTGCAGCGCCAGTTTGCCGAAGACGTCACCCTGCTCAAGCAAGTCGGCGTCAATCCGATCGTGGTCCACGGCGGCGGCCCGCAAATCGGCAGTCTGCTGGAACGGCTGAACATCAAAAGCGAGTTCATCGATGGCTTACGGGTGACCGATGCGGACACCATGGACGTGGTCGAAATGGTCCTCGGCGGTCAGGTCAACAAGTCCATCGTCAGCCTGATCAATCAAGCCGGCGGCAAGGCCGTTGGCCTAACCGGCAAAGACGCCAGCTTCATCCGCGCCACCAAACTCAACCTCAAACGCGAAGCCAAGCTTGACCAGCCGCCCGAGATCATAGACCTGGGCCACGTTGGCGACGTCGAGTCCATCGACCGCAGCGTGCTGGATTTGCTGACCCAAAGCTCGGTGATTCCCGTGATCGCCCCGATCGGGGTCGGGCGCGACGGCGCCAGCTACAACATCAATGCCGACACGGTGGCCGGCAAAGTGGCCGAGGTGATGGGGGCGGAGCGCTTGTACCTACTGACCAATACGCCGGGTGTGCTGGACAAGTCAGGCGAGCTGTTAACCGGGCTAAACGTTGCCCGCGTTAAAGGCCTGATCGACGACGGCACCCTGTATGGCGGCATGCTGCCAAAAATTGAGTGCGCCCTCAGCGCCGTTAGAAATGGCGTCAGCAGCAGCGTCATCTTGGATGGCCGCGTACCGCATGCGCTGCTATTGGATTTGTTTACCGATCAGGGCATTGGCACCATGATCATCCGCGAGAACGACGCCTAG
- a CDS encoding exodeoxyribonuclease III: MRVINLTVNGIVDAAERGFFDWAATKDAEVIALQDVRCREYKIADDPAYQLPGYEAFFCEGEDEDYGGTAIYVRQTPKAIMRGLANYDLDKHGTLIQADYDEVSIASLWIPPGRDSEGLDLQWHFMETLNAHMGKVRRKRRLFIYAGNFQMAHQQRDLTDPDLHSNTLGFLPAQRDWMDELLSTTGYRDALREVSRDDGYHSWWPSHDDLGSKADPGAWRVDYQICSEQLAPKVLTASIYTERRFSDHAPVIVDYDLDL; this comes from the coding sequence ATGCGGGTAATCAACCTTACCGTTAACGGCATCGTTGACGCGGCTGAACGCGGCTTTTTCGATTGGGCCGCCACCAAAGACGCCGAGGTCATTGCGCTTCAGGATGTGCGCTGCCGTGAATACAAGATCGCCGATGACCCCGCTTACCAATTGCCGGGCTACGAAGCGTTTTTCTGTGAAGGCGAAGACGAGGACTACGGCGGCACCGCGATTTACGTGCGCCAAACGCCCAAGGCCATCATGCGTGGCTTGGCTAACTACGACCTGGATAAACACGGCACCTTAATTCAAGCCGATTACGACGAAGTGTCGATCGCCAGCCTGTGGATCCCGCCCGGACGCGACTCGGAAGGCCTGGATCTGCAGTGGCACTTCATGGAAACGCTGAACGCCCACATGGGCAAAGTACGGCGTAAACGGCGCCTGTTTATCTACGCCGGCAACTTCCAAATGGCCCACCAACAGCGAGACCTGACGGACCCGGACCTGCACTCCAATACCCTTGGCTTTTTACCCGCACAGCGCGATTGGATGGACGAGTTGTTAAGCACCACGGGCTATCGTGATGCCCTGCGTGAAGTGTCACGTGATGATGGCTATCACAGCTGGTGGCCCAGCCACGACGACCTCGGCAGCAAAGCCGACCCGGGCGCATGGCGCGTGGATTATCAAATTTGTTCGGAACAACTGGCGCCCAAGGTGCTGACCGCCAGCATCTACACCGAGCGCCGGTTCAGTGACCATGCGCCGGTGATTGTCGACTACGATCTGGACCTGTAA
- the dut gene encoding dUTP diphosphatase, protein MQLNAKLLDPRLGSEFPLPARATEGSAGVDLRAMLDAPLTLAPGQRELIPTGLSIHIGDPNWCAMLMPRSGQGHKRGLILGNTIGLIDSDYQGPLMVSLWNRGQQPQTIDVGERIAQMVMVPVGIPEFNWVEDYAEDSVRGAGGYGSSGTT, encoded by the coding sequence ATGCAACTGAACGCTAAATTGCTGGACCCGCGACTGGGCAGCGAGTTTCCATTGCCGGCACGCGCCACCGAGGGCTCCGCCGGGGTTGACCTGCGCGCCATGCTGGATGCGCCGTTAACGCTGGCGCCGGGGCAACGCGAACTGATCCCGACCGGGCTGTCGATTCACATTGGCGACCCGAATTGGTGCGCCATGCTGATGCCGCGCTCGGGCCAAGGCCACAAGCGCGGGCTCATTTTGGGCAACACCATTGGCCTCATTGATTCGGACTACCAGGGGCCGCTGATGGTGTCGCTGTGGAACCGCGGCCAACAGCCCCAGACCATCGACGTCGGTGAACGCATTGCACAAATGGTCATGGTCCCGGTCGGAATCCCAGAATTTAACTGGGTCGAGGACTATGCTGAGGACAGTGTGCGCGGCGCCGGCGGCTACGGCAGCTCAGGCACCACCTAA
- the rpmG gene encoding 50S ribosomal protein L33 gives MRDKIKLVSSAGTGHYYTTTKNKRNMPDKMEIKKFDPVVRQHVMYKEAKIK, from the coding sequence ATGCGCGATAAAATTAAGTTGGTTTCTAGTGCCGGTACCGGTCACTACTACACAACCACTAAAAACAAACGCAACATGCCTGACAAAATGGAGATCAAAAAGTTTGATCCCGTGGTTCGTCAGCACGTGATGTATAAAGAAGCCAAGATCAAGTAA
- a CDS encoding glyceraldehyde 3-phosphate dehydrogenase NAD-binding domain-containing protein has product MNFDSVHGRWHQSMSVCNEGVSVAGQPIRLSHEQAISATDWSGCDLVIEASAPRWVRISLHTRRARRLFARVRTAAGAGGVGCACDLAQR; this is encoded by the coding sequence ATGAACTTTGACAGCGTTCACGGGCGCTGGCACCAAAGCATGAGCGTCTGCAACGAGGGTGTGTCAGTCGCCGGACAACCCATCCGGCTGAGCCACGAACAGGCCATTAGCGCGACCGACTGGTCCGGCTGCGACCTGGTGATTGAGGCCAGCGCGCCGCGTTGGGTCCGGATTTCTTTACACACTCGCCGGGCTCGGCGCCTGTTTGCTCGCGTCCGCACTGCTGCTGGGGCTGGCGGCGTGGGATGCGCGTGCGATTTGGCTCAGCGTTGA
- the coaD gene encoding pantetheine-phosphate adenylyltransferase: protein MSVKAIYPGTFDPITLGHVHVIERASQLFDHLVVAVAESPNKQPLFDLETRVELAHSAIKHLDNVSIMGFSGLLAQFARKQNAKVLLRGLRAVADFEYELQLANMNRALEPELESLFLTPVEHFSYISSTLVREVARLGGDITPFVTPNVADALNQVYASADN from the coding sequence ATGAGCGTCAAAGCGATTTACCCCGGCACCTTTGATCCCATTACCCTGGGGCACGTGCACGTAATCGAGCGCGCCTCACAACTGTTTGACCATTTAGTGGTCGCCGTCGCCGAGAGCCCCAACAAGCAACCGCTGTTTGACCTCGAAACACGGGTCGAACTGGCCCACAGCGCCATTAAACACTTGGACAACGTCAGCATCATGGGATTTTCGGGGCTACTCGCTCAGTTCGCCCGCAAACAAAACGCCAAGGTGCTGCTGCGTGGTTTACGCGCAGTCGCGGACTTTGAATACGAGTTACAGCTGGCCAATATGAACCGCGCGCTGGAGCCCGAACTGGAATCGCTATTTTTGACCCCGGTCGAACACTTCTCGTATATCAGCTCAACCCTGGTCCGCGAAGTCGCCCGCTTGGGCGGTGACATCACACCGTTCGTGACCCCGAACGTCGCCGACGCCCTAAACCAGGTCTACGCTAGCGCTGACAACTAG
- the mutM gene encoding bifunctional DNA-formamidopyrimidine glycosylase/DNA-(apurinic or apyrimidinic site) lyase — protein MPELPEVETTTRGLAPHLTGQRVAEFQVRNPRLRWPVVADANAQLAGRVIERLHRRSKLMLIQMSGNLTALSHLGMSGSWRIADPSLTPKPHDHLLLSLENGVQARYHDPRRFGSFELCPTDQLDQHPRIRSLGPEPLTDAFDAARLYRLSRGRKAPVKAFVMDNQVVVGVGNIYATEALFAAGIHPKRAAGQVSQARYQRLVVEIKAVLARAIDSGGSTLRDFVNSDGQPGYFAQTLTTYGRAGRPCVGCATPLKSMVIGQRTSVWCPSCQR, from the coding sequence ATGCCTGAATTGCCCGAAGTGGAAACCACAACCCGTGGCTTGGCGCCGCATTTGACGGGTCAGCGAGTGGCTGAATTTCAGGTCCGCAACCCGCGCTTGCGCTGGCCGGTGGTCGCGGACGCCAACGCCCAGCTGGCCGGACGCGTCATCGAGCGACTCCACCGCCGCTCCAAGCTGATGTTGATTCAGATGTCGGGCAATTTGACCGCGTTGTCGCACCTGGGCATGAGTGGCAGTTGGCGCATTGCCGACCCGTCGTTGACGCCCAAGCCGCATGACCACTTGTTGTTGTCGCTGGAAAATGGTGTTCAGGCCCGTTACCACGATCCACGCCGGTTTGGCAGCTTTGAGCTGTGTCCGACCGATCAGCTGGATCAGCATCCGCGCATCCGCAGCCTAGGCCCGGAGCCCTTGACCGATGCCTTTGACGCGGCGCGTTTGTACCGCCTATCGCGTGGCCGCAAGGCGCCGGTTAAAGCATTTGTGATGGACAACCAGGTGGTCGTTGGGGTCGGTAATATTTATGCGACCGAGGCGTTGTTTGCGGCCGGCATCCACCCCAAACGGGCGGCCGGACAGGTGTCCCAGGCGCGCTACCAGCGGTTGGTGGTCGAAATCAAAGCGGTGTTAGCGCGGGCTATCGACAGCGGCGGCTCTACATTGCGCGATTTCGTTAACTCCGATGGCCAGCCGGGGTATTTCGCCCAGACCCTGACCACCTATGGCCGTGCCGGGCGGCCCTGCGTGGGGTGCGCGACGCCGTTGAAGTCGATGGTAATCGGTCAGCGTACCAGCGTTTGGTGCCCTAGTTGTCAGCGCTAG
- the rph gene encoding ribonuclease PH — translation MRPSQRAVDQLRDIQIERNFTCHAEGSVLISIGRTRVLCTATIEESVPRFLRGKGQGWITAEYGMLPRSTHTRMGREAARGKQQGRTVEIQRLIGRSLRAMIDLKKLGERQITIDCDVLQADGGTRCAAITGAAIAVVDALNRLQRDKRLKEDPVIGMMSAISVGVYKGTPVLDLDYDEDSSADTDMNVIALEGKGLVEIQGTAEGEVFDRSQLNLLLDLAETGTQALFDAQRAALAQG, via the coding sequence ATGCGCCCAAGCCAACGAGCCGTCGACCAACTACGCGACATCCAAATCGAACGTAATTTCACCTGCCACGCCGAGGGCAGTGTGCTGATCAGCATTGGGCGGACGCGGGTATTGTGCACGGCCACGATCGAGGAAAGCGTGCCACGTTTCCTGCGTGGCAAAGGTCAGGGGTGGATCACCGCTGAGTACGGCATGTTGCCGCGCTCGACGCACACGCGTATGGGCCGTGAGGCGGCGCGTGGCAAGCAGCAAGGCCGTACGGTCGAGATTCAGCGCCTGATCGGACGCTCGCTGCGGGCCATGATCGACTTAAAGAAACTTGGCGAACGCCAGATCACGATTGATTGCGACGTATTGCAGGCGGACGGCGGCACGCGGTGTGCGGCCATTACCGGCGCGGCGATTGCGGTGGTCGATGCGCTGAATCGACTGCAGCGCGACAAGCGCTTAAAAGAGGACCCGGTCATCGGCATGATGTCCGCGATCAGTGTTGGCGTTTACAAGGGCACGCCGGTGCTGGATCTAGACTACGACGAGGACTCCAGTGCTGACACCGACATGAACGTGATCGCGCTTGAGGGTAAGGGATTGGTTGAAATTCAGGGCACGGCGGAGGGCGAGGTATTCGATCGCAGTCAGTTAAATCTGCTGTTGGACCTGGCCGAAACCGGAACCCAGGCGTTGTTTGACGCCCAGCGCGCGGCTCTGGCCCAGGGCTGA
- the pyrE gene encoding orotate phosphoribosyltransferase — protein MTQADYKQRFLQACVDYGALRFGQFTLKSGRVSPYFFNAGAFNDGNAFALLGECYAEAIAGVEFDGLFGPAYKGIPLATALSVTLAQQGRNVPVTFNRKEVKDHGEGGVLMCAEPSGRILLVDDVITAGTAVRQAMEQLKGVDVSALVVALDRQERGQGSTSAIQELRAQGLDVRTIVTLDDVLEFARATQSAEHVAAMVQYRETYGVLA, from the coding sequence TTGACTCAAGCCGACTATAAACAACGCTTTTTGCAAGCCTGTGTCGATTACGGCGCATTACGCTTTGGCCAGTTCACATTAAAGAGCGGTCGTGTCAGCCCCTATTTCTTTAACGCGGGCGCTTTTAACGACGGCAACGCCTTCGCTTTATTGGGTGAATGCTACGCCGAGGCGATCGCTGGCGTCGAATTCGATGGCCTGTTTGGCCCCGCCTACAAGGGTATACCGCTGGCCACGGCGCTGTCGGTGACGCTGGCTCAGCAGGGCCGCAACGTGCCGGTGACCTTTAATCGCAAGGAAGTCAAAGACCATGGTGAGGGCGGCGTGTTGATGTGCGCCGAACCTAGCGGCCGTATTTTGCTGGTGGATGATGTGATTACCGCCGGCACCGCGGTGCGCCAGGCGATGGAGCAATTAAAAGGTGTTGATGTGTCGGCGTTGGTCGTGGCCTTGGATCGTCAAGAGCGCGGCCAAGGCAGCACCAGCGCGATCCAGGAGCTGCGAGCCCAGGGCTTGGACGTGCGCACCATTGTGACCTTGGATGATGTCTTGGAATTCGCCCGTGCGACCCAGTCCGCCGAGCACGTCGCGGCCATGGTCCAGTATCGCGAAACCTACGGCGTTCTCGCCTAG
- the coaBC gene encoding bifunctional phosphopantothenoylcysteine decarboxylase/phosphopantothenate--cysteine ligase CoaBC, which produces MTQVLSQRRVILGITGGIAAYKAAELVRTLVRAGAQVQVVMTEAAQAFVTPLTLQALSGREVKTTLLDPSAEAGMGHIELARWAELLLIAPCTADTMARLAQGRGDDLLTTLTLATPAPVHIAPAMNQQMWAQASTQANLATLLARGIQVHGPDAGEQACGDVGLGRMLEPVALHQAVERALVSGQLAGQHWLVSAGPTREAIDPVRYVSNHSSGKMGYAIAAALRDAGAQVTLVSGPTTLDCPDGIERVAVNSALEMLAACQAVNPDGFIACAAVADFRPAMAAEHKLKKGQGDLNDVHWVENPDIVAAVAGAKRRPRWVIGFAAETENAIDNARAKRIRKGLDAILANTVGDNQAFGTDDNHLHWIDAHGDTDLGHAPKRVLAEALVRRIIDLAKE; this is translated from the coding sequence GTGACGCAGGTTTTATCCCAACGCCGTGTCATCCTCGGCATCACCGGCGGCATCGCCGCCTACAAAGCCGCCGAACTGGTACGCACATTGGTGCGCGCCGGCGCTCAGGTGCAGGTCGTGATGACCGAGGCCGCCCAAGCGTTCGTAACCCCGCTGACCTTGCAGGCGCTGTCTGGACGCGAGGTCAAAACCACGCTACTGGACCCCAGCGCCGAGGCCGGCATGGGCCATATTGAGCTGGCGCGCTGGGCTGAGCTATTGCTGATCGCGCCGTGCACCGCCGACACCATGGCCCGCCTGGCCCAAGGTCGCGGGGATGACTTGTTGACCACATTAACGCTGGCCACCCCCGCCCCCGTTCACATCGCACCGGCCATGAACCAACAAATGTGGGCCCAAGCCAGCACCCAAGCCAATTTGGCCACGCTACTGGCGCGCGGCATTCAGGTGCATGGCCCGGACGCCGGAGAACAAGCCTGCGGCGACGTCGGCCTGGGCCGGATGCTCGAACCTGTGGCGCTGCATCAGGCCGTTGAACGCGCCCTGGTCAGCGGCCAGTTGGCCGGCCAGCACTGGCTGGTCAGCGCCGGCCCAACCCGCGAGGCGATCGACCCGGTGCGCTATGTCTCCAATCATTCCAGCGGCAAAATGGGCTACGCCATTGCCGCGGCCCTACGTGACGCGGGCGCCCAAGTAACCCTGGTGTCCGGCCCGACCACGCTGGACTGCCCCGACGGGATCGAGCGCGTCGCAGTCAACAGCGCGCTTGAAATGCTGGCCGCATGCCAAGCGGTCAACCCCGACGGCTTTATAGCCTGCGCCGCGGTCGCGGATTTCCGCCCCGCCATGGCCGCCGAGCACAAACTGAAAAAGGGCCAAGGCGATCTTAACGACGTCCATTGGGTCGAAAACCCAGACATCGTCGCCGCCGTGGCCGGGGCCAAGCGCCGCCCGCGCTGGGTCATTGGCTTTGCTGCCGAAACCGAAAACGCCATCGACAACGCGCGCGCCAAACGGATCCGCAAAGGCCTAGATGCCATTTTGGCCAACACCGTGGGTGACAACCAAGCGTTTGGCACCGACGACAATCACCTGCACTGGATAGATGCCCATGGCGACACAGACTTGGGCCATGCGCCCAAGCGCGTGCTGGCCGAGGCACTGGTACGGCGCATCATCGACTTAGCTAAGGAATAG
- a CDS encoding phosphomannomutase/phosphoglucomutase, producing MAARLTLIFGLVLALAVWLGGLALFTVPAEQTQIRRAQAAIGLERLVTVVNAQTEQLERLAAAAASRPGLGQALARGLTQAQRLALEADFTSLLPGGIVTRLYTLGEARLETDANPPISFATLDLIGQVEKGGLPPPESYPQDTQRHIRLARPVMNGTEQVGTLLVVVDQNLALKHVLTSSDLGRLRIIQAFDGADPQPILDRGEGIGEALTMSTRHPYWQVELTPNRYLGQGIGINLVEAGAIGLTALLALIAAAFVALRLQRGAWHTELSRMSQFILASHRQPGLEAPSFVDPAIARTAKALSLKGRPDEQPETPPPAPTPAPAPAPDVPPTPEPVAEGNDIESPAESPVVAADQPDLEFPASTATPDATPDATPDATPDATSGSGLSLELEPLEDSRMQLPNHYRPDPNMFRAYDVRGIVTDGLDEQLAYALGKALASEALAQGQTRIVTGGDGRLSTPALKAALNQGIASTGADVLDIGTVPTPLVYYGTCVTNTQTGIMVTGSHNPKDYNGFKMVIDGNTLAGDEIQALLTRIQNEDWRHGQGEIKHSELTDSYIGEVSKQLRLKTPMKIVIDCGNGVTGMMAERFFEAMGAEVTSLYTEVDGNFPNHHPDPSKPANVADLQAKVAELGADIGFAFDGDGDRVGVITAAGDNVFADKLMMVLARDVAARNPGASILYDVKCSRHLAGIIRDAGANPIMCQTGHSLVKKKMRETGALLAGEMSGHVFYKEQWYGFDDALYTAARIMDLLARSDTDLDTLLAALPADVGTPEINLTVTDQSKFDIVQRLSDQGWFEGGDLSTIDGVRVDYDDGFGLVRASNTTPVLVLRFEAADSARLDRIVHQFKTQLALVEPTLSLDF from the coding sequence GTGGCGGCCCGTTTAACCCTGATTTTTGGCCTGGTTTTGGCCCTCGCGGTCTGGCTTGGCGGCCTGGCGCTGTTTACCGTGCCGGCCGAGCAAACCCAAATCCGCCGCGCCCAAGCTGCGATCGGTCTGGAACGCTTGGTGACGGTGGTCAACGCCCAAACCGAGCAACTCGAGCGCCTCGCCGCGGCTGCCGCCTCGCGCCCTGGCCTGGGTCAGGCGCTGGCCCGCGGCTTGACGCAAGCCCAACGCTTGGCGTTGGAAGCGGACTTCACCTCACTGCTACCCGGCGGCATCGTCACGCGCTTGTATACGCTGGGCGAAGCGCGCCTGGAAACCGATGCCAATCCACCGATTTCATTCGCCACACTGGACCTTATCGGTCAAGTCGAAAAAGGCGGGCTACCGCCACCGGAAAGCTACCCGCAGGACACCCAACGTCACATTCGACTGGCACGACCGGTCATGAACGGCACCGAACAGGTTGGCACCTTGCTGGTCGTGGTCGATCAGAATCTGGCGCTGAAACACGTCTTGACCTCCAGTGACCTGGGCCGTTTGCGCATCATCCAAGCCTTCGACGGAGCCGATCCCCAGCCCATTTTGGACCGCGGCGAGGGCATCGGTGAAGCCCTCACTATGAGCACCCGCCACCCCTATTGGCAGGTCGAGCTGACCCCGAACCGCTACCTGGGCCAAGGCATTGGCATCAATCTGGTCGAAGCCGGCGCGATTGGCTTGACGGCCCTATTGGCGCTGATTGCGGCTGCCTTTGTCGCGCTGCGGTTACAACGTGGCGCGTGGCACACCGAACTCAGCCGCATGAGTCAGTTCATTCTGGCCAGCCATCGCCAACCCGGGCTCGAGGCACCGAGCTTTGTCGACCCGGCGATCGCGCGCACCGCCAAGGCCCTCAGCCTTAAAGGTCGCCCTGACGAACAGCCGGAAACACCGCCGCCGGCACCCACCCCGGCACCCGCTCCGGCGCCAGACGTGCCGCCCACCCCGGAGCCGGTGGCCGAGGGAAACGATATCGAAAGCCCGGCCGAATCGCCGGTGGTAGCCGCCGACCAGCCGGATCTGGAATTTCCGGCCTCCACGGCCACACCTGACGCCACACCTGACGCCACACCTGACGCCACACCTGACGCCACATCCGGCTCGGGCCTCAGCCTTGAACTTGAACCCTTGGAAGACAGCCGCATGCAGCTCCCCAATCACTACCGCCCCGACCCCAACATGTTCCGCGCCTATGACGTCCGCGGCATCGTTACCGACGGGCTCGACGAACAACTGGCCTACGCACTGGGCAAGGCCCTGGCCAGCGAAGCGCTTGCGCAGGGTCAGACCCGTATCGTCACCGGTGGCGATGGCCGACTGAGCACGCCGGCACTCAAAGCCGCGCTGAATCAAGGCATCGCATCGACCGGCGCGGACGTGCTGGACATTGGCACCGTGCCGACACCGCTGGTGTATTACGGCACCTGCGTGACCAACACCCAAACCGGCATCATGGTCACCGGCAGCCACAATCCCAAGGACTACAACGGGTTCAAAATGGTGATCGACGGCAACACCCTGGCTGGTGATGAAATCCAGGCGCTGTTGACCCGCATCCAAAACGAGGACTGGCGCCACGGCCAGGGCGAAATTAAACACAGTGAACTGACCGACAGCTACATCGGCGAAGTCAGCAAGCAATTACGCTTAAAAACCCCGATGAAAATCGTCATCGACTGCGGCAACGGCGTCACCGGCATGATGGCCGAGCGCTTTTTCGAGGCCATGGGTGCCGAGGTTACGAGCCTCTACACCGAGGTCGACGGCAACTTCCCCAACCACCACCCGGATCCGTCCAAGCCCGCCAACGTCGCCGATTTACAGGCCAAGGTCGCGGAACTGGGCGCGGACATCGGCTTTGCCTTTGACGGTGACGGCGACCGCGTCGGCGTCATTACCGCCGCCGGTGACAACGTATTCGCCGACAAGTTAATGATGGTGCTGGCGCGCGATGTCGCTGCGCGTAATCCTGGCGCCTCGATTCTGTATGACGTCAAATGTTCGCGCCATTTGGCCGGCATTATTCGCGATGCCGGCGCCAACCCGATCATGTGTCAAACCGGGCACTCCTTGGTCAAAAAGAAAATGCGCGAAACCGGCGCCTTACTGGCCGGCGAAATGAGCGGCCACGTATTCTACAAAGAGCAGTGGTACGGCTTTGACGACGCGCTCTACACCGCCGCCCGGATCATGGATTTACTGGCCCGCTCGGACACGGACCTGGACACGCTGTTGGCCGCCCTGCCCGCCGATGTCGGTACCCCGGAAATCAACTTGACCGTGACCGATCAAAGCAAATTCGATATCGTTCAGCGCCTCAGCGACCAAGGCTGGTTCGAAGGCGGCGACCTGTCGACCATCGACGGCGTCCGCGTTGACTACGACGATGGCTTTGGCCTAGTCCGCGCTAGCAACACCACACCGGTGCTGGTGCTGCGCTTTGAAGCCGCCGACAGCGCCAGGCTGGATCGCATCGTGCACCAATTTAAGACACAGCTGGCTCTGGTTGAGCCGACTCTGTCACTGGATTTTTAA
- a CDS encoding glyceraldehyde 3-phosphate dehydrogenase NAD-binding domain-containing protein → MGKIRIGINGFGRIGRLAMRVICDHPALVCVAINDPAGMPRHTPT, encoded by the coding sequence ATGGGCAAAATTCGCATTGGCATCAATGGATTTGGCCGCATTGGCCGACTTGCGATGCGAGTCATTTGCGACCATCCAGCGTTGGTCTGCGTGGCCATCAATGACCCCGCCGGGATGCCAAGACACACGCCCACTTGA
- a CDS encoding JAB domain-containing protein encodes MPRLQHFGPHSLTDAELARWVFGNAGPKQIPALRRCYLRQQWDASVPGINPAAMRRIQAWQHLARRWTQQHLQRRPLLADPAAAARYLVQTLAHRRVEVFVVLMLDSQLRLCETQELSRGSVREARVYPREVVRAILESGASSVVLAHNHPSGQTEASAADHALTECLAQVLTPLDVDLIDHFVVTRAWVTSIKFGTKTATGLELCS; translated from the coding sequence ATGCCACGACTGCAACACTTCGGCCCCCACAGCCTGACCGATGCTGAGTTGGCGCGCTGGGTGTTTGGCAATGCCGGCCCGAAACAGATACCCGCGCTGCGACGCTGCTACTTACGCCAGCAATGGGACGCCAGCGTCCCGGGCATTAATCCGGCCGCCATGCGCCGCATTCAGGCCTGGCAGCACTTGGCGCGGCGCTGGACCCAGCAGCATTTACAGCGGCGCCCGTTGTTGGCTGATCCGGCCGCTGCGGCGCGTTATTTGGTCCAAACGCTGGCCCATCGGCGGGTCGAAGTGTTCGTGGTTTTGATGCTCGATAGCCAGCTTCGGCTGTGTGAAACCCAAGAACTTAGCCGTGGCAGTGTGCGTGAAGCGCGGGTCTATCCGCGCGAGGTTGTCAGGGCAATTTTAGAATCAGGTGCAAGTTCCGTGGTTTTGGCGCACAATCATCCCAGCGGACAGACCGAGGCTTCAGCGGCGGATCATGCCCTGACGGAGTGCCTCGCACAGGTCCTGACACCTTTGGATGTCGACCTCATCGATCATTTCGTTGTGACCCGAGCCTGGGTTACCAGCATAAAATTTGGAACAAAGACGGCGACGGGGCTTGAGCTTTGCTCATAG